From the Sediminitomix flava genome, one window contains:
- a CDS encoding glycine-rich domain-containing protein, producing the protein MNEHEKELWENIRSYQIGAAQSALSFSDRLARENNWSLKYALRVIFEYKKFIFLICVDKGPFTPSDEVDQAWHLHLLYTEDYWEDFCGELLQTKIHHGPTKGGQSERVKYTDLYEQTLKRYESFFGEKPPSDIWPSTEIRFSKVNFIRVLKEDYFFIPKKLKTILSSWKNLKK; encoded by the coding sequence ATGAATGAACATGAAAAGGAGTTATGGGAAAATATTCGATCTTATCAGATAGGGGCAGCGCAATCAGCATTATCTTTTTCAGATCGTTTAGCAAGAGAAAATAATTGGTCGCTGAAGTATGCACTCAGAGTTATTTTTGAATACAAAAAGTTTATTTTTTTGATTTGTGTAGATAAGGGGCCATTTACTCCATCAGATGAAGTAGATCAGGCTTGGCACTTACATTTACTCTATACCGAAGATTATTGGGAAGACTTTTGTGGAGAGTTGTTACAAACAAAAATCCATCATGGGCCAACAAAAGGAGGACAGTCAGAACGAGTGAAATACACTGATTTGTATGAACAGACCTTGAAACGTTATGAATCTTTTTTTGGAGAAAAGCCTCCATCGGATATTTGGCCGTCTACAGAAATCCGATTTTCTAAAGTCAACTTTATAAGAGTCTTGAAAGAAGACTATTTTTTTATTCCCAAAAAACTAAAAACAATACTATCCTCATGGAAGAACTTAAAGAAATAA